A region from the Pseudomonas sp. Teo4 genome encodes:
- a CDS encoding DUF1513 domain-containing protein, translated as MLRRQALKLGSVLLSALTLGGWSLFRNKGSEPLLLSARDDGDGKHYAVGFRLDGTQVFSTQVAQRCHAIINHPELPIALFVARRPGTESYLVDLRDGRLLQTVTSQLNRHFYGHAVIHSSGEWLYATENDTTDPGRGVLGVYRFEGERLVHSGEISTHGIGPHEVAWLPDGETLIVANGGIRTEAESRVEMNLDAMEPSLVLMQRDGTLLSKETLAQQMNSVRHLAVGSDGTIAACQQFMGDATETAELLAIKRPGEPFKAFPVPERQLQSMAQYTASVAIHSDLRLVALTAPRANRLFIWDLDSGAVKLDAPMPDCAGVGAVQDGFVVTSGQGRCRFYDCRKQELIGQPMNLPSGFWDNHLHLA; from the coding sequence ATGCTGCGACGCCAGGCACTCAAACTCGGTAGCGTATTGCTCAGCGCCCTCACCCTGGGCGGTTGGAGCCTGTTTCGCAACAAAGGCAGCGAACCCTTGCTGCTCTCGGCGCGTGACGATGGCGACGGCAAGCACTATGCCGTCGGGTTCCGCCTGGACGGCACCCAGGTGTTCAGCACCCAGGTAGCCCAGCGTTGCCATGCCATCATCAACCACCCCGAGTTGCCGATTGCCCTGTTCGTCGCTCGCCGCCCCGGTACCGAAAGCTACCTGGTCGACCTGCGCGACGGGCGTCTGCTGCAAACCGTCACCTCGCAGCTGAACCGGCACTTCTACGGCCACGCGGTGATCCATAGCAGCGGCGAATGGCTGTATGCCACCGAGAACGACACCACCGACCCTGGGCGTGGCGTGCTCGGTGTCTACCGCTTCGAAGGCGAGCGTCTGGTGCACAGCGGCGAGATTTCGACCCATGGCATCGGCCCGCACGAGGTGGCCTGGCTGCCGGATGGCGAGACCCTGATCGTGGCCAACGGCGGTATCCGTACCGAAGCCGAGAGCCGGGTCGAGATGAACCTCGACGCCATGGAGCCGAGCCTGGTGCTGATGCAACGTGACGGCACCCTGTTGAGCAAGGAAACCCTCGCTCAGCAAATGAACAGCGTGCGCCACCTGGCGGTTGGCAGCGACGGCACCATCGCTGCGTGTCAGCAGTTCATGGGCGATGCCACCGAGACCGCCGAGTTGCTGGCCATCAAACGCCCAGGTGAGCCGTTCAAGGCCTTCCCGGTGCCGGAGCGCCAGTTGCAGTCGATGGCCCAGTACACCGCCAGCGTCGCCATCCACAGCGACCTGCGCCTGGTGGCGCTGACTGCGCCGCGGGCCAACCGGCTGTTCATATGGGACCTGGACAGTGGCGCGGTCAAGCTCGATGCACCGATGCCGGATTGCGCCGGGGTCGGAGCGGTACAGGATGGCTTTGTCGTGACCTCCGGCCAGGGGCGTTGCCGCTTCTATGACTGCCGCAAGCAGGAGCTGATCGGGCAACCGATGAACCTGCCTTCGGGGTTCTGGGACAATCACCTGCACCTGGCTTGA